In Clostridium thermosuccinogenes, the genomic stretch AGCGGAGCCTCTTCTGACAGGGACGTTGAATCCAAATGCCACAGTTGCATCAACAGGAACATTCCTCTGCCATGCTGCGGGAGATTTATTGCTCAGCATCAGTCGGTTGCTGCTTGTTGTAAGCTGGGTGCTGAATTCCAATTGTATTGGATTATCAAGGGTGCTAAAGTGTACACCGTATTAGGCTCAAACTGACGCAACGTATAGGGTGTTAATTTTATTTTGTACCCCGATGTGTCCCTTGGTGCAGATTCTGCCCTTAATGCATAGGTATTTCCCTTATCATCCAGTAAGGCGCATGTTGTGATAATAAGTACTGATTAGATAAGATAAAGTCACATAAATCTCAGTCTTATTTACACTCACCCCGGTTTGCCCGTTGGACGGACTTGTGCTGATAACCATGGGGTTCGAATTAACATAATTGGTCCTGAATCGAAGGATCTCTTCTTCATTCTCGTTGTCGTATTTGTCCTGTACGACACCGGCAGTTATATAAAGTTCATATACCGTTCCGAAAGCAAGGGATTCGGATATATTTAACGTCATGGTATCCTCGTTTGGCCTCGCAACTGTTGTCTTAATCTGCCCGTTTTTTTCCCTGAGCACCTCCTGTTAAATTCTTCACCAAACTGGATATCGGTTGAGTCAAAGCAGATCTTTATTTTATCGGTATGTACATCCAATGCAAGATCCTGTGGTGTTGTGGAGATAATTACAATCGTTCTGGCAGGTCTTGCTTCCACAGTAAATGATATCTCATAAGCAACTGAGGGATTGTCTGCCGCATCGGCAAAAGCACTGTCAGGAATGATAAGCCTGTTTACACCCGTACTTAGTTCAGTATAGGGAGTAATAACCAGCATATCACCCTTAATTTGGACATTGATCCTGTTTGGCTCAGTTTCCTCAAGCTCAACGCCAAAGGTCTGCATATCCGTGCTGGTAGGTCCTGCGACTATGGTTTCGCTGAAAGTCATGGTGATAACGTCTGTATCCCATGGAACAGAGCCGTTGTTTTCCGGCGATGTTTCCAATACATTAGGAGCTACAGTATCGGGTTGTTCTAAAACCACATAGTAGAAAACCGCCGTATATTGAGCATCATCTTTAGATATAGCGGCCGTGATTTTCACAGTCTTATGCCCTTTTCCATGCTCAGGTCTGTTTACCGTGCCATCATTGGCAATAACAGAAGGAGTATCCGACACCCAGTTGATGCCTGATGAATTGGGCCCTGTGGCGGGGA encodes the following:
- a CDS encoding Ig-like domain-containing protein, producing the protein MDTGTEAYTTKAFVLTVKLLDITDMEAVYFDYEWLFRYSILWQNLSQNAVMQDLSFPATGPNSSGINWVSDTPSVIANDGTVNRPEHGKGHKTVKITAAISKDDAQYTAVFYYVVLEQPDTVAPNVLETSPENNGSVPWDTDVITMTFSETIVAGPTSTDMQTFGVELEETEPNRINVQIKGDMLVITPYTELSTGVNRLIIPDSAFADAADNPSVAYEISFTVEARPARTIVIISTTPQDLALDVHTDKIKICFDSTDIQFGEEFNRRCSGKKTGRLRQQLRGQTRIP